ATTCACCATACGTACAATTAGCCGAAAAGTATAACTTGAAGATTGACTTTAGGCAGTTTATCAGGGTGGAGCCAGTTCCGTCAAAGGAATTCAGGAAGCAGAAAATAGATATTCTAAAGCATACCGCGGTGATCTTCACCAGTAGAAATGCCATAGATCATTTCTTTGCTATCTGTAAAGATTTCAAAATCGAGATGCCTGCTGATATGAAGTATTTCTGTATTTCTGATCAGACAGCCCATTACCTTCAGAAGTATATTGTGATCCGAAAGCGCAAATTATTCGTAGGTCATCGAACAGCTCAGGATTTATTTGATTACTTTAAGAAGCATAAATCTGAGAAATACCTTTTCCCTTGTTCAGATATCCGAAAGGATGACATTCCGGACTATATGGATAAAAATGGGATTTCCTTTACCGAGGCGATCATCTATCATACCTTGGCGGCAGATTTATCGGATCTAGCAGATGTGAAGTATGATATTTTGGCTTTTTTCAGTCCATCAGGGATCAAGTCATTGAAGGTCAACTTTCCGGAGTTTACTCAGGGGAACACTAGAATAGCTGCATTTGGTCCGACCACAGCCCAGGCTGTAAGAGATCTAGATTTGATTTTGGACATTGAAGCTCCGATGCCAAATGCCCCAAGTATGACCGGCGCACTGGAGCTCTACATAAAAAAAGTCAATAGTTTGTAAAACTTAGAATCCAATTTTGTGGTTTTTCAGTTTAAATTCATACAATAGTTAAAGCATTGGACGAAAACACTACAAAATGATTCAAAGAAGCCCCGGGAAAAGTTTACTGAAATATTCATTTCTCCTGCTCTTCTTTATGGGGGTAGGCTCGGTTTATGCCCAGCAGGATCCTCAGTTCACGCAGTACATGTATAACCGCATGTATTTCAATCCTGCTTTTGCAGGCAAAGGAGGTGGATTTGAGTTTTCGGCGCTTCATAGATCCCAGTGGGCAGGCTACTCCACCACTTCCGGTTCGGGAGGTGCTCCCACTACGCAGCTTTTGACAGCTCAAGGAGCACTGGAAAGTAAAGGAATAGGATATGGGCTGACCATAGTGAATGATAATATAGGTGCTTCGAATAACTTGGAGGTCAATTTACAAGGGGCTTATCATCGTAGAGTCAATAGAGCTACGTTGAGTATTGGAGCTTATCTGGGAATGTATTCCAGTTCCCTTGACTATGGCGAGCTAGTGGTAGTAAATCCAGAGCCTAACCTTCCTGATGCAGGAAAAGAAAGTCAACTAAATTTCAATGCGGGATTGGGACTAGTGTGGGAAGCGCCAAAGTATTACATAGGCTTGAGCAGCAGGCATATCAATCAACCGAGTTTTGATTTTGGTGATGGATCGTATGCCAATACATTGGAAAATCACACTTATCTCATGGCGGGATACAGGTTTAGACCTGTAGGTGCCTTGACTATTGAGCCCAGTTTTCTCTTAAAATCAGTGTCTTTCAATAATTTTTCTTACGAATTGAGCGTTATTGCTACGCATCAAAATAAAATTAGTGGAGGATTGGGATTTCGGGGAGAAGAATCGGTATCGCTGCTGGTCGGTTACAGCCTCTTGAGAGATAATTCCCTAAAATTAGGTTATGCATTTGATTTAGTCTTCAGTGGAGTGGAAGCCAAAGAGCCCACAAGTCATGAACTCTTGCTTCGTTATACCCTTCCTAGTGTGACTCGGGAGATTCAAAGGGTAATCCAGCGAACTCCTAGATTTAGATTTTGATGTTAACTTAGAAAAGCTAGATTTGAGGCAAAATTGAAATTATCTCAAAATTATCATTGTCCTTTATTTGGCAGGTTATTTGCATTATTGTGCCAAATTCAGCTAAATTTCGACCTTTGAGGATAATTTACAGCTCGTAATTATTTGATGAACGAAAAAACGTCATTTATGTATAAAAAAATTAACTTTCGCTTATTGCCCATAACCCTAGGTTTGGCAATAGCAACAATTTTACCTGGTTGTAGTCTTTTTGGGAAAAAAGGAACAGCTAGTGAAAAATTGAATAGACGAGGAGAAGTGACGGGCGTTCCGAAGCGGTCAAACTGGCAACAAAACCTTCCATATGATATGGTTCCTGTGAAAGCAGGTACATTCTGGATGGGGCAGGCTGATGAAGATATCGCTTACACTCAGTCATCATTGAATAAGCAGATTACTATTTCTGAATTTTTCATGGACAAATATGAAGTGTCCAATAACAAATACAGGCAATTTTTGGAGTCTGTAAAAAGCGGAACCTACGAAAACGGTACCTCCACTACCTTAAAAGATCCACCTCAGTTGAACTATGATGAGTTGAAACCAGATACTACAGTTTGGTCTACTAGCTTTTCCTATCACTATGGAGATCCTTTGATGGAGTTTTACTTTGACCACCCTGCATTTGACAACTATCCCGTGGTTGGTGTCTCTTGGGATCAGGCAAAGAAATACTGTGAGTGGAGAACCTACTACATGAATGCAAATGACGATAGTGATTTTGACGGACCAAGTTTCCGACTGCCGTCCGAAGCTGAATGGGAGTATGCTGCCAAAGGAGGAAAAGACATTGCTAAATATCCTTGGGGAGGCCCATACCTGAAAAACAAGAGAGGTTGCTTAATGGCTAACTTCAAACCAGGTAGAGGTAACTATATCGACGATGGTTTTGCTTACACTGCACCAGTGGATGTATTTGCCCCGAATGGATTTGGACTTTACAATATGTCTGGAAATGTGGCCGAATGGGTATTGGATGCTTATGCTACCACGGCCTCTTCCATCACTTGGGATTTAGATCCGGTATATGATGATCCGAATGAGCCAAGAAAAGTAGTAAGAGGCGGTAGCTGGAAAGATATTGCCCATTACCTAGAAACCAGTACTAGGGCTTATGAATATGAGGATGTAGCTCAGGCGCACATTGGATTCAGAACTACCATGACCTTCATCGGTAGATCCGGTTCTATGGATGTGAAGAGCTCAAACAGAAGAAGACGATAACTCATCTTATAAAACAATCAAAACTACCTAACAACTTTATCATTAATTTATCTCATGGCTAGTAACAGCAACTCGTTCTCAGCAAAATTTTATTCCAGCATAATGCCAAAAATCTATGGTATTGGTGCTGCTGTGGTTATTCTCGGTGCTATGTTTAAAATCTTAGATTGGCCATTTGCCAATTGGATGATTGGTATCGGTCTAAGTACAGAGGCTTTGATATTTTTCTTATCAGCTTTCGAGCCTAAGGCCGATGAGGTAGATTGGACTAAAGTATACCCTGAGCTTGCTGGAGATGCTCCAGCAGCACCAAGAGCACAAAGAGTTGCAGCCGGGGGTGGAGATCAGGTATCTCAAAAGCTTGACGAAATGCTGGCTAAAGCAAAGGTAGGTCCTGAATTAATCGAAAGCCTGGGTAAAGGAATGCAAAACCTTGCTACTTCTGCTCAGAAAATGGGTAACCTTTCGGACGCTGCAGTGGCTACTAATGAATATGCAACCAGCGTAAAGACAGCCGCTAAGACCTTGGTAGATATGAATGCTTCTTACAGTAAAACTGCTGCAGCATTGACAGAAATGTCTTCTGCTTCTCAGGATGCAAAGGCATACCATAACCAAGTCGTAACGGTTACTAAGAATCTTTCGGCTTTGAATTCTGTATATGAAATGGAGCTTCAGGATGCCAATAGCCACGTGAAAACTTTGAATAAATTCTATTCTAATATGACTGCCGCTATGGAAGGCCTAACAGAGGCAGGCAAAGAAACCCAAGCTTTCAAAAACGAATTATCCAAATTGAATCAGAACGTCAGTTCATTGAATAAAATCTATGGTGGAATGCTATCCGCTATGAAAGGTTAATTTCTCTTCAATTCATTTTAAAATCCATTAAAACTTAAAAATGGCAGGAGCTAAAGAGACACCTAGGCAGCGGATGATCGGGATGATGTACTTGGTATTAACGGCGTTATTGGCGCTCCAAGTAAGTAACCAGATTCTCCAGAAATTTGTATTGATTAATGATGGAATGGAGAGAACCTCCAAAAACTACATCAATAAAAATGAAAATGCTGTAGAATCCATCGAATACACCGTAGAGCAACAGGGTAATAACGAAAAGGATGTTCCAAAAGTGGAGGCATCTAGACAAATCAGAGAGGCTACATCAGAGATCTATTCTTATTTAGAAGATCTAAAGCAACAGTTGATCACTCAATCAAATGCGAAAAATGACGAAGGAAACTTTGTTAATTCTGCATTGAAAAATACAGAGATGGCTGGAAATATGTTTGTCAATAATGGCAAGGGAGAAGAAATGAAGCAGATGCTGAATGCCTATCCTCAGCGTGTCAGTGAAATTTTGAGCAGCGTTGGGTTGTCAGATATGACTTTCCCTCCTATCGCTCAAGATGCGAAGGATATTCCATTATTTGCCAATGACAGAGAAGCGCGAAACAAGGACTTTGTGGCCTTGAACTTCGTGAAATCTCCGGTAGGAGCTGTTATGACACAGATTACCCAGTTCCAGAATGAAGTGCTGAATATCGAAAGTGAGTCGTTGTCTGCTATTGCTAATACGATTGGTTCATTTTATTTCAAAGCTGATGTAACCGAAGCTAGAATTGCGGCGACTTCCAATGTGGTAGCGGCGGGTACAAAGTTTGAAGGCGATATGTTTATCGCTTCCAGTTCCACCTCAGCTGCACCCACTATGACCATTGATGGGCGTTCTGTACCTGTGGATGCGAAAGGTTTTGGTAAAATTGAATTTAACGTAACTCCAGCATCAGAATATGACGATAGAGGATTGGCCAGAAGAGTGATCAATGGTGAGATCATCACTAATGTGGGAGGAGAAGACAAGGTTCTACCTGTTGAGTATGAGTACTTCGTAGCTCAGCCTGTGATCAAGGTTTCTTCAGAGGTTGTGCAGCAGCTTTATGCAGATTGTGCTAACGAACTATTAATAGAAGTACCGGCATTGGGTAATTCTTATTCCCCAGATTTCGCAGTGAGCAATGGACAATCTATAAAAGGTAATAGACCTGGTGAGTTAACTGTGATTCCTGGTGCTTCTGGAAAAGTGACTATAGGAGTGAGCAGTGGAGGCAATAAAATCGGAGATGTGGCGTACGATATTAAACCAGTCCCTGATCCGACCATCGTTCCTCAACTGTCGAACGGTAATGCAGTAGACCTAACTCAGTCCTATGCCATAGGTTCATTGACTGGACTGAAAGTTTCAGCTCAGGCAGAGCCTACATTTGGGCGTACCATGGCGAAGGATGCGAATTTTGAAGTGACTGGTGGTGAGGTACGATTGTTGAGAAATGATGTGCCTAGACAGACTATACAGATCTCAAATGGTAATAGCATCGCAATGCGTCAATTGCTTGAAAGTGCAAGAGCTGGTGATGATATCGTGGTGGTAGTAAACCAAGTGACCAGGACGAACTTTAGAGGGAATAAGATTCCTTCTACCTTGAATCAGGTGATTCGTATCGGGGTAAAATAATCCCCGAAATTGAAATACTAATAATGCATTGATTATGAAAAATTACTTTCCAAAATTTCTCTTGTCTTTACTACTGATAGCAGGGCTCAGCCCGCTTCGGAGTGAGGCACAGGTAGCTGCTACCAGCGTAACCCCTTCAGGTTTTGGAGATCGACAGTTTGCTATGGACACAGTCTTCTCTGCTAAAAGAATCAGAGAAGATGATAAAATGTATCAGATTGGCGTGTGGAGGAGAATTGATTTGAGAGAAAAATACAACCGAGCACTATACGGATCCGGTGACACCAAGAGTAATGGAATCATTAGTCAACTATACGATGCAATAGTAGAGGAAAATGCATTAGAAGTGTTTGCAGACGAGGAGTTCACTCAGCCACTTTCCATTGCTGAATTCCAGGAGAATTTCTGGTTGAATGCAACCGGGGACAGCATCTTTGTGAAGCAATTGTACTATTTGGATTTCAAAGAAGATTTTGTGTTTGATAAGCACCATTCAGACATGGTATTTGACATTAAATACTTGGAAATGGTGATGCCATCGGAGTCTAACTCCAATGCTGGTCAAAAATCCATAGCATTTATCAGATATAAGGACTTTTACAACTACTTCAAAGATCATCCTGATGCGAGATGGATCAACTTCAAAAATCAATCTAAAAACTTGACTTATTCTCAAGCATTTGATACGAGGTTGTTTAGATCAGTGGTTAGGAAGTTTACCAATTCTGAAGATGCCTTAATAGCAGATATGGTTTCAGCCGAAAATCCGAATCCGGAAATGCAGGCTTATTTGGATGCACTCGCATTTGAGTACGAATTATTAGAATATGAGAATTCCCTCTGGGAATGGTAATAGAAAGGGGCTTTTAAGCCCCTTTATTTTTTTCTACCCATTCCAGTAAGGATTTTGCTTTACTTGCCCCTATTATACCTGCAACCTCACTTTCTGTGGCTTCACTTAGTTTTTTGACCGATTTGAAATGACTGAGTAGCTTGTCAGCAGTGTTTTTTCCTATGCCAGGTATAGCCGTTAGTTGAGTTCCAAAGGCATTACTACTACGAACCTTACGGTGAAAGGTAATGGCAAAGCGGTGGGCTTCATCCCTGATCCTTTGTAAAAGTCTAAGACTTTCTGATTTTTTATCAATATGTATTGGGTAAGAATCCCCGGGAAAGTAGATTTCCTCTAGTCTTTTGGCTATCCCTATGATAGGCATCTGCCCATATACTCCGAGCTCCTTCAAAGCTTCTACTGCCGATGATAGCTGCCCTTTTCCTCCGTCAATTACCACTAATTTGGGCATTGACTTATTCTCCTCTAATAGGCGCTTGTACCGTCTTCCCACTACCTCTTTCATACTCGCAAAATCATCTGGTCCCACTACTGTTTTGATATGGTAATGCCTATATTCTTTGACGGCTGGTTTTCCATTTAGAAAACACACCATACTCGCCACTGGGCTGGTTCCCTGGATGTTTGAATTGTCAAAGCATTCTATATGATCCGGGATTTCAGGTAAACTCAAGTCCTGTTGTAACTGTCGTATTACCCGGTCCTTTTTATCTTGGTTCAACCCCTGTAGCAAAGCCTTTTCCTTTTTATAGTAAAGGGCATTTTTTAGCGATAGTTCGATCAGCTTCTTTTTATCACCGATCTTTGGCATGATCACATTCAGACCATCTATGGTTTCAGTCAGAGGCACGTTTAATAGTACCTCATCTGCATCACTGTGAAACTGATCTTGTAGCCTGATCAAGGCAGTTAATAATAGCTGCTCATCTGTCTCGTCTAATTTTTTCTTGAGCTCCACGTTTTTGGAGGTAATGAGCGCACCATTTTTTACCCGCATGTAATTCACGAAAGCATTCTTTTCATCTGAGACTATGGTGCAGACATCTAAGTTTAAAATAGATGGGCTGGCGATAAGTGATTTTGCTTGGTATTTCTCTAGTAAGTCTAGTTTTTCCTTTAGCTTTTGTGCTTTTTCAAACGCTAGGTTTTCAGCATGATGTTGCATTTCTTGCTTGAAATAGGCCTTTGCCAAGCCAAGATTACCCTTCAAAATGTGCTTAGCATGCTCTAAATCTTTGAGGTAATCTGCCTCGTTTTGTAAGCCTTCACAGGGGCCTTGACAGTTCCCAATATGGTATTCCAGGCATACCTTGTATTTTCCTTCGGCTATTTTATAAGGCGATAGGTCCAGTTTACATGTTCGAATAGTGAATAGTTCTCGGATTAGATCCAGTACGTTATTCATTGCTTTCACGCTGGCGAAAGGACCGAAATAGGTGCCACGCTTGGGGATCATCTTTCTAGTAGGGAAGATTCGTGGGAAATTCTCCTTGGTCAAAAGTAGGTACGGATAGGTCTTATCGTCCCTGAGAAGGATGTTATACTTTGGTTGTGATTTCTTAATCAGGTTGTTCTCAAGCAGCAGGGCATCAAATTCACTGTTTACCAGCGTTATCTCAATTCTCCTGATTTCCCGCACCATCCGTTTTGTCTTGAGGTTGACTCCGGAGTTCTTATTGAAATAGCTGCTTACCCGCTTGCGTAGGCTTTTGGCCTTGCCTACATAGATTAGTTCGTCTGCCTCGTTGAAGTATTTGTAGACTCCTGGGTGATCTGGTAGATTCAGGTGCTGGTCGGGTAGGAAAGAGGAGGATTGCATGCCTTAAAATTAAAAAAAAACAGCCTTCATTGAGGCTGTTTTAAATTATCATAACGATTTAGTTTTAGAAATCATTTTTCTGAGCATCATAGTCAAAATCCGCAAATCTTTGGCTTTCGGTCTCATATGCATCGCAGTCAATCTCTATGCTGAGTGGTCTATCCGGTCTTGGGAATGGCCCTTTGGTGTAGCCGAGGCTTTTATCCGCATATACTTTCATCATGAAGTTCTGCCATATAGGCCTGGCTGTTCTGCCGCCTTGGCCCTTGTACCAGCTTCTGAAGTGAATGGCTCTGTCATCCCCTCCTACCCATGATCCACTGACTAGATCCTTACTGATGCCCATGTACCAACCATCAGAAGCATTTTGTGTGGTTCCTGTTTTTCCGCCTAGTTCATTGTCCTGCCTTAATTCCCAATTTACCCCTTGGCTGGTTCCGCCGCTTTCTTCGAAGCCACCACGTAGCATATAAGTCATCAAGTAAGCGTGCTCTTCACTCATGGCAGGGCGCTTCTTGGCAGTGAACTGTTGAATTACATTTCCGTTTTTGTCTTCAATTCTATCGATATAGATTGGTTTAGTGTATTCCCCTTTGTTTACAAAAGTTCCAAATGCACCTACCATCTCATAGATAGAGACTTCATTTACCCCTAAGGCCAAAGAAGGAACCTCTTCCAGATCACTGGTGACTCCCAGTCTTCGGGCCGTTTCTACCACTATTTTAGGACTTAGCTTTTTCATCATATAAGCGGTGACAGAGTTCACTGATTTTGCCATCGCTTCCCGAATTGTCATTTTTTCATAAGTGAATTTCCCATCTGCATTCTCGGGGCTCCAAACCGGTTGGTCCGGGATATAAACTTCTACGGGCTGATCGATGACCGAATAGCATGGACTATAGCCGTTCTCTATAGCGGCAGCATATACGAAAGGCTTAAAGGTAGATCCAGGTTGCCTTTTGGAGCGCAATACGTGATCAAATTTGAAGTACTTATGATCGATCCCACCTACCCAGGCTTTGACTTGACCTGTATGTGGATCCATGCTCATAAATCCTGCCTGCAGGAATTTTTTGTAGTACCTCAAGGAATCCATGGTACTCATGACCGTATCGATTTCGTCCAATTCCCATGAGAAAACTTTCATTTTCTTTTTTTCATTCAACTTGATATTGATAGAGTCTGTATCGTTTCCATAGCGTACTTTCAGTAAGCGGTAAGCTTCTGTTCGGCGTACAGCGTCTTCGATGAAGTTTGGAATCACTCGATTATCTCCATCTACCCAAGGTGCTCTGTCGCCCATTTCTTTATAGAAAAGCTTCTGCAGTTCTTTCATATGTTCAGTTACAGCCTCTTCTGCATAGCGCTGCATTCTGCTATCTATGGTGGTGTAGATCTTCAGCCCATCGCCATATAGATCATAGGAAGAACCATCGGATTTAAGATTTTCCTTGGTCCATTTCAATAGGTCTGCTTTGACTATTTCTCTGAAATAGGTGGCAAGCCCTTTGTTTTGGTTGGCTACATTATAGTCCAGTTCTATAGGCAGTGCAGAAAGCGAATCAAACTCTTCCCGGCTCATATAGTCATTTCGCATCATTTGAGCGAGAACTGTATTTCTTCTCCGAAGTGAGTTGTCCGGATTGTAAACCGGGCTGTAGTAGGTAGGTGCTTTGAATAGGCCGACTAGCACAGCTGACTCTTGAGGCAATAGCTCCGAGGGCT
This genomic window from Algoriphagus sp. TR-M9 contains:
- the porL gene encoding type IX secretion system motor protein PorL/GldL, coding for MASNSNSFSAKFYSSIMPKIYGIGAAVVILGAMFKILDWPFANWMIGIGLSTEALIFFLSAFEPKADEVDWTKVYPELAGDAPAAPRAQRVAAGGGDQVSQKLDEMLAKAKVGPELIESLGKGMQNLATSAQKMGNLSDAAVATNEYATSVKTAAKTLVDMNASYSKTAAALTEMSSASQDAKAYHNQVVTVTKNLSALNSVYEMELQDANSHVKTLNKFYSNMTAAMEGLTEAGKETQAFKNELSKLNQNVSSLNKIYGGMLSAMKG
- the porM gene encoding type IX secretion system motor protein PorM/GldM; its protein translation is MAGAKETPRQRMIGMMYLVLTALLALQVSNQILQKFVLINDGMERTSKNYINKNENAVESIEYTVEQQGNNEKDVPKVEASRQIREATSEIYSYLEDLKQQLITQSNAKNDEGNFVNSALKNTEMAGNMFVNNGKGEEMKQMLNAYPQRVSEILSSVGLSDMTFPPIAQDAKDIPLFANDREARNKDFVALNFVKSPVGAVMTQITQFQNEVLNIESESLSAIANTIGSFYFKADVTEARIAATSNVVAAGTKFEGDMFIASSSTSAAPTMTIDGRSVPVDAKGFGKIEFNVTPASEYDDRGLARRVINGEIITNVGGEDKVLPVEYEYFVAQPVIKVSSEVVQQLYADCANELLIEVPALGNSYSPDFAVSNGQSIKGNRPGELTVIPGASGKVTIGVSSGGNKIGDVAYDIKPVPDPTIVPQLSNGNAVDLTQSYAIGSLTGLKVSAQAEPTFGRTMAKDANFEVTGGEVRLLRNDVPRQTIQISNGNSIAMRQLLESARAGDDIVVVVNQVTRTNFRGNKIPSTLNQVIRIGVK
- a CDS encoding penicillin-binding protein 1A produces the protein MSKKANTQTSSWVSKTIKFLWIAFIAGIFGFMLFVWMISINFLGLFGSLPDFKALENPDSQIASELYSSDGMLLGRYMRENRSPVTYEELAPNLVNALIATEDVRFESHSGIDMKAMMRVFVKSILLGQNAGGGSTLSQQTAKNLFKTRTEESSGVLSNVPGLRMLIIKTKEWIVATQLEKAYTKNEILTLYLNTSDFGSNAFGIKTASETFFNKKPSELLPQESAVLVGLFKAPTYYSPVYNPDNSLRRRNTVLAQMMRNDYMSREEFDSLSALPIELDYNVANQNKGLATYFREIVKADLLKWTKENLKSDGSSYDLYGDGLKIYTTIDSRMQRYAEEAVTEHMKELQKLFYKEMGDRAPWVDGDNRVIPNFIEDAVRRTEAYRLLKVRYGNDTDSINIKLNEKKKMKVFSWELDEIDTVMSTMDSLRYYKKFLQAGFMSMDPHTGQVKAWVGGIDHKYFKFDHVLRSKRQPGSTFKPFVYAAAIENGYSPCYSVIDQPVEVYIPDQPVWSPENADGKFTYEKMTIREAMAKSVNSVTAYMMKKLSPKIVVETARRLGVTSDLEEVPSLALGVNEVSIYEMVGAFGTFVNKGEYTKPIYIDRIEDKNGNVIQQFTAKKRPAMSEEHAYLMTYMLRGGFEESGGTSQGVNWELRQDNELGGKTGTTQNASDGWYMGISKDLVSGSWVGGDDRAIHFRSWYKGQGGRTARPIWQNFMMKVYADKSLGYTKGPFPRPDRPLSIEIDCDAYETESQRFADFDYDAQKNDF
- a CDS encoding uroporphyrinogen-III synthase, which encodes MSAVTKDRFRPVKSILVSQPAPSGANSPYVQLAEKYNLKIDFRQFIRVEPVPSKEFRKQKIDILKHTAVIFTSRNAIDHFFAICKDFKIEMPADMKYFCISDQTAHYLQKYIVIRKRKLFVGHRTAQDLFDYFKKHKSEKYLFPCSDIRKDDIPDYMDKNGISFTEAIIYHTLAADLSDLADVKYDILAFFSPSGIKSLKVNFPEFTQGNTRIAAFGPTTAQAVRDLDLILDIEAPMPNAPSMTGALELYIKKVNSL
- the uvrC gene encoding excinuclease ABC subunit UvrC — translated: MQSSSFLPDQHLNLPDHPGVYKYFNEADELIYVGKAKSLRKRVSSYFNKNSGVNLKTKRMVREIRRIEITLVNSEFDALLLENNLIKKSQPKYNILLRDDKTYPYLLLTKENFPRIFPTRKMIPKRGTYFGPFASVKAMNNVLDLIRELFTIRTCKLDLSPYKIAEGKYKVCLEYHIGNCQGPCEGLQNEADYLKDLEHAKHILKGNLGLAKAYFKQEMQHHAENLAFEKAQKLKEKLDLLEKYQAKSLIASPSILNLDVCTIVSDEKNAFVNYMRVKNGALITSKNVELKKKLDETDEQLLLTALIRLQDQFHSDADEVLLNVPLTETIDGLNVIMPKIGDKKKLIELSLKNALYYKKEKALLQGLNQDKKDRVIRQLQQDLSLPEIPDHIECFDNSNIQGTSPVASMVCFLNGKPAVKEYRHYHIKTVVGPDDFASMKEVVGRRYKRLLEENKSMPKLVVIDGGKGQLSSAVEALKELGVYGQMPIIGIAKRLEEIYFPGDSYPIHIDKKSESLRLLQRIRDEAHRFAITFHRKVRSSNAFGTQLTAIPGIGKNTADKLLSHFKSVKKLSEATESEVAGIIGASKAKSLLEWVEKNKGA
- the porN gene encoding type IX secretion system ring subunit PorN/GldN, whose translation is MKNYFPKFLLSLLLIAGLSPLRSEAQVAATSVTPSGFGDRQFAMDTVFSAKRIREDDKMYQIGVWRRIDLREKYNRALYGSGDTKSNGIISQLYDAIVEENALEVFADEEFTQPLSIAEFQENFWLNATGDSIFVKQLYYLDFKEDFVFDKHHSDMVFDIKYLEMVMPSESNSNAGQKSIAFIRYKDFYNYFKDHPDARWINFKNQSKNLTYSQAFDTRLFRSVVRKFTNSEDALIADMVSAENPNPEMQAYLDALAFEYELLEYENSLWEW
- a CDS encoding PorP/SprF family type IX secretion system membrane protein gives rise to the protein MIQRSPGKSLLKYSFLLLFFMGVGSVYAQQDPQFTQYMYNRMYFNPAFAGKGGGFEFSALHRSQWAGYSTTSGSGGAPTTQLLTAQGALESKGIGYGLTIVNDNIGASNNLEVNLQGAYHRRVNRATLSIGAYLGMYSSSLDYGELVVVNPEPNLPDAGKESQLNFNAGLGLVWEAPKYYIGLSSRHINQPSFDFGDGSYANTLENHTYLMAGYRFRPVGALTIEPSFLLKSVSFNNFSYELSVIATHQNKISGGLGFRGEESVSLLVGYSLLRDNSLKLGYAFDLVFSGVEAKEPTSHELLLRYTLPSVTREIQRVIQRTPRFRF
- the porK gene encoding T9SS ring complex lipoprotein PorK/GldK encodes the protein MYKKINFRLLPITLGLAIATILPGCSLFGKKGTASEKLNRRGEVTGVPKRSNWQQNLPYDMVPVKAGTFWMGQADEDIAYTQSSLNKQITISEFFMDKYEVSNNKYRQFLESVKSGTYENGTSTTLKDPPQLNYDELKPDTTVWSTSFSYHYGDPLMEFYFDHPAFDNYPVVGVSWDQAKKYCEWRTYYMNANDDSDFDGPSFRLPSEAEWEYAAKGGKDIAKYPWGGPYLKNKRGCLMANFKPGRGNYIDDGFAYTAPVDVFAPNGFGLYNMSGNVAEWVLDAYATTASSITWDLDPVYDDPNEPRKVVRGGSWKDIAHYLETSTRAYEYEDVAQAHIGFRTTMTFIGRSGSMDVKSSNRRRR